In Labrus bergylta chromosome 11, fLabBer1.1, whole genome shotgun sequence, one genomic interval encodes:
- the LOC109989291 gene encoding dehydrogenase/reductase SDR family member 13 has translation MYLLLVLGAGVIAAYVFREIVVKGKKFTSTVKLHGKTAIVTGSNTGIGKETAIDLAKRGARVVLACRSKQRGEAALEDVKKVSERQHAVFMQLDLGSLKSVRSFAETFLKSESRLDLLINNAGIYMQGRTEDGFGMMFGVNHIGHFLLTNLLLECLKASGPSRVVNLSSVGHNFGNVDFDCLNKHKALGLGTSFMQVLQVYSDSKLCNVLFNHELAKRLQGTKVTCYSLHPGAINSDLARNMGSLTHLILKPITMFFFKNTVQGAQTTLHCALQEGIEHLSGRYFSNCTVREVYAKAKDDAASKKLWELSERMCGLA, from the exons ATGTATCTGCTGCTGGTGCTCGGAGCGGGGGTCATCGCCGCTTACGTTTTCCGTGAGATAGTGGTGAAGGGGAAGAAGTTCACCAGCACGGTGAAGCTGCACGGAAAGACCGCGATAGTGACAG GCAGTAACACAGGGATCGGGAAGGAGACGGCCATAGATCTGGCTAAAAGAGGAGCTCGAGTAGTTCTGGCCTGTCGCAgtaaacagagaggagaggctgcTCTGGAGGATGTCAAGAAGGTGA GCGAGCGGCAGCATGCAGTGTTCATGCAGTTGGATCTCGGGAGTCTGAAGTCAGTTCGCAGTTTTGCTGAAACCTTCCTGAAGTCTGAGTCCAGACTGGACCTCCTCATCAACAATGCAG GGATTTACATGCAGGGTCGGACTGAAGACGGATTTGGGATGATGTTTGGGGTCAATCACATCGGTCACTTCCTCTTAACTAACCTGCTGCTGGAGTGTCTGAAGGCGTCGGGGCCCAGCAGGGTGGTCAACCTGTCGTCCGTGGGTCATAACTTTGGGAATGTGGACTTTGACTGCCTGAACAAGCACAAAGCTCTGGGACTGGGAACGTCGTTCATGCAGGTGCTTCAGGTTTACTCCGACAGCAAGCTGTGCAACGTCCTCTTCAACCACGAGCTCGCCAAGAGGCTGCAGGGGACTAAGGTCACGTGCTACTCCCTCCATCCAG gagCGATCAACTCTGACCTGGCAAGAAACATGGGCTCTCTTACTCATCTCATCTTGAAGCCCATCACTATGTTCTTCTTCAAGAACACGGTCCAGGGAGCCCAGACCACCCTGCACTGCGCTCTGCAAGAGGGAATCGAACATCTGAGCGGGCGTTACTTCTCCAACTGCACCGTGAGGGAAGTGTACGCCAAAGCGAAGGACGACGCTGCATCCAAGAAGCTGTGGGAGCTCAGCGAGAGGATGTGTGGGCTCGCTTAG
- the phf12b gene encoding PHD finger protein 12 isoform X1, giving the protein MWDKMETPTIVYDLDTSGGLMEQIQTLLAPPKSEEVEKRSRKLVRDVRRSGRATNHDTCDSCREGGDLLCCDHCPAAFHLQCCNPPLSEEMLPPGEWMCHRCNVRKKKREQKSEQTNGLPDRPSTKRSASPAVELELNAGPLRLDGLPPGAGAAGPGLRVAQVRLLDRRTSSRPSSRPGTPNSNTSSTPTPSEEQNDGEEEAAEAEDEVQGAELEGATLTSPTPRLLKRPFQLLIAAAMERNPTQFQLPSELTCTTALPGSSKRRRKEELLGKPFRRPQHELDSNGLVPLPVRVCYSCNRSCRLAPLIQCDYCPLLFHMDCLDPPLTALPAGKWMCPNHVEHLALNQRTLSLSSRCQLFDQFQDRMSQHAVKVDFLRRVHRQNTPNRRTTHQHNKKSIKVPDSIKSQYQNPPPLLLPARQRQLELVCSGVPDHQSSKHLTSDAEQQEWLQDVIALQCSIMRHLSIKPKSSSTLPSVTPPAEWSPEQKSSSKSCVTSEDVKTKASIGRTSSLEPCSKPCSTPVDTLSELGVCKCSMTPCQNCRKPNGPLTEEHQPPKANGPVDCSRSSDSCRQGELQHRLKPSTAPSDSAPASGLLNHLRAETVKKEPESTTEACAQKISPSAPTLWLHSGQQNHRSQTELQEESSEEKPSITSSARSDTPLKGDKEHGHNKLVATPPTQDIKAGPGPGLMDSLLPSTLSSITNLSSCMKDMDGGIELDKLDTEMIKLLAWQRIQQLFPPKVPPSTSPLPAPSAAIKSPSPRPDSKKKVQARAVFYPLTGKGGAVSMCYRTLYIGSGADMDVCLTNYGHCNYISGKHACIFYDENTKHYELLNYSEHGTTVDNVLYSCDFSEKASPSPPSGLVAKVQGIIRRSKQREDDEGPSSVVGLLPAGGVMSSQSQGGSEPSCSCKASSSSLIGGSGAGWEGTALLHHGSYIKLGCLQFVFSITEYASKQPKEEQNATPAATFTSTTYITNATSSSSSSSTTSTAPSSTPTPPPPSTATVSGPSSQEEPKTETVPAHQMLILHANSNP; this is encoded by the exons ATGTGGGACAAAATGGAGACCCCGACGATTGTGTACGATCTGGATACCTCTGGGGGCTTAATGGAG cAAATCCAAACACTGCTCGCGCCCCCGAAGTCCGAGGAGGTGGAAAAGAGGAGTCGGAAGTTGGTGAGGGACGTCAGGAGGAGCGGCAGGGCCACCAACCATGACACCTGCGATAGCtgcagggaggggggagacCTGCTCTGCTGTGACCACTGTCCTGCAGCCTTCCACCTCCAGTGCTG TAACCCGCCTCTGAGTGAAGAAATGCTTCCCCCTGGGGAATGGATGTGTCATCGCTGTAATGTTAGAAAAAAG AAGCGAGAGCAGAAATCAGAGCAGACAAACGGTCTACCAGACAGGCCCTCGACAAAGCGCTCTGCATCCCCCGCcgtggagctggagctgaatgCCGGCCCACTGCGGCTCGATGGGCTGCCTCCAGGTGCCGGAGCGGCTGGACCCGGTCTACGTGTGGCACAGGTTCGCCTCTTGGACCGCAGGACCAGCAGCAGGCCGAGCAGCCGACCCGGGACGCCCAACTCCAACACGTCGTCCACCCCGACCCCGTCTGAGGAGCAGAATgacggagaggaggaggctgcagaGGCCGAGGATGAGGTGCAGGGTGCAGAGCTAGAAGGCGCTACGCTGACTTCTCCAACGCCACGCCTCCTCAAGAGACCGTTTCAGCTGCTGATAGCAGCCGCCATGGAGAGAAACCCCACGCAATTCCAGCTGCCCAGCGAGCTCACCTGCACCACTGCACTGCCAG GCAGCAgtaaaaggaggagaaaagaggagctGCTGGGGAAGCCGTTCAGGAGACCTCAGCATGAACTGGATTCTAATGGTCTGGTCCCTCTACCGGTCAGAGTCTGCTATTCTTGTAACAG GAGCTGCAGGTTGGCACCGCTGATCCAGTGTGACTATTGTCCCCTTCTGTTCCATATGGACTGTCTGGACCCTCCGCTCACAGCTCTACCTGCCGGCAAATGGATGTGTCCGAACCACGTGGAGCACTTAGCG CTGAATCAGAGGACCCTGAGCCTGTCCAGTCGCTGTCAGCTCTTCGACCAGTTCCAGGACCGCATGTCCCAGCACGCCGTCAAGGTGGACTTTCTGCGTAGAGTTCATCGGCAGAACACACCCAACCGACGCACAACCCACCAGCACAACAAGAAGAGCATAAAG GTGCCAGATTCCATCAAGTCCCAGTACCAGAATCCTCCCCCCTTGCTGCTTCCTGCACGGCAGCGCCAGCTGGAACTGGTTTGTAGCGGCGTTCCTGACCATCAGTCATCAAAGCACCTGACCTCAGATGCTGAGCAGCAGGAG TGGCTTCAGGATGTCATCGCCCTGCAGTGCAGCATCATgagacacctgtcaatcaagccCAAATCTTCATCCACCCTGCCATCAGTAACGCCTCCAGCAGAGTGGAGCCCTGAGCAGAAATCTAGTTCTAAATCCTGTGTCACATCTGAAGATGTGAAAACGAAAGCCTCCATAGGCAGGACTTCCTCCCTTGAGCCCTGCTCTAAGCCCTGCAGTACACCTGTTGACACCCTGTCAGAGCTGGGCGTTTGTAAATGCAGCATGACACCCTGTCAGAACTGCAGGAAACCTAACGGACCTCTGACAGAGGAGCACCAGCCTCCCAAAGCTAACGGACCTGTAGACTGTAGCCGCTCCTCGGATTCCTGCAGGCAGGGcgagctgcagcacagactgAAGCCCAGCACCGCACCCTCGGACTCCGCCCCTGCCTCCGGGCTGCTCAACCACTTACGAGCAGAAACGGTTAAAAAGGAGCCCGAGAGCACAACGGAGGCGTGCGCTCAGAAAATCTCCCCCAGTGCCCCGACGTTATGGTTACACAGCGGGCAGCAGAACCACAGGAGTCAGacggagctgcaggaggagagcagCGAGGAAAAACCCTCCATCACCAGCAGTGCCCGCTCAGACACACCACTTAAAGGAGACAAGGAGCACGGCCACAACAAGCTGGTGGCGACCCCGCCCACTCAAG ACATTAAggctggtcctggtcctggacTGATGGACTCACTGCTGCCCAGCACTCTGTCCTCCATCACCAACCTCTCCAGCTGCATGAAGGATATGGATGGAG gaattGAGCTGGACAAACTGGATACAGAGATGATCAAGCTGCTTGCCTGGCAGAGGATCCAGCAGCTCTTTCCCCCAAAAGTGCCCCCCAGCACTTCTCCTCTCCCTGCCCCGAGCGCCGCCATCAAATCCCCGTCACCCCGGCCTGACA GTAAAAAGAAGGTGCAGGCCCGGGCCGTCTTCTACCCTCTGACAGGAAAAGGAGGAGCAGTCAGCATGTGTTACAGAACATTATACATAGGATCTG GTGCTGACATGGACGTGTGCCTTACAAACTACGGTCACTGCAACTATATATCGGGGAAACACGCCTGTATTTTCTATGACGAG AACACGAAGCATTACGAGCTGCTCAACTACAGCGAGCACGGCACCACGGTCGACAACGTCCTCTACTCGTGTGACTTCTCTGAGAAAGCTTCGCCGTCTCCGCCCAGCGGCCTGGTGGCCAAAGTGCAAGGCATCATCC GTCGTAGTAAGCAGCGTGAGGATGACGAGGGTCCCAGCTCCGTGGTCGGTTTGCTTCCTGCCGGCGGTGTGATGAGCAGCCAGTCGCAGGGCGGCTCCGAGCCGTCGTGCAGCTGCAAGGCGAGCAGCTCCAGCCTGATCGGGGGCAGTGGGGCGGGTTGGGAGGGCACCGCCCTGCTCCACCACGGCAGCTACATCAAACTGGGCTGCCTCCAGTTCGTCTTCAGCATCACAGAGTACGCCAGCAAGCAGCCCAAAGAGGAGCAGAACGCCACGCCCGCTGCCACTTTCACTAGCACCACGTATATTACCAAcgccaccagcagcagcagcagcagcagcactaccAGCaccgccccctcctccacccccacccctccaccACCCAGTACTGCCACAGTGAGCGGCCCCTCTAGCCAGGAGGAGCCCAAAACTGAGACTGTCCCAGCCCACCAAATGCTCATTCTGCACGCCAACTCAAATCCATAA
- the phf12b gene encoding PHD finger protein 12 isoform X2 — MWDKMETPTIVYDLDTSGGLMEQIQTLLAPPKSEEVEKRSRKLVRDVRRSGRATNHDTCDSCREGGDLLCCDHCPAAFHLQCCNPPLSEEMLPPGEWMCHRCNVRKKREQKSEQTNGLPDRPSTKRSASPAVELELNAGPLRLDGLPPGAGAAGPGLRVAQVRLLDRRTSSRPSSRPGTPNSNTSSTPTPSEEQNDGEEEAAEAEDEVQGAELEGATLTSPTPRLLKRPFQLLIAAAMERNPTQFQLPSELTCTTALPGSSKRRRKEELLGKPFRRPQHELDSNGLVPLPVRVCYSCNRSCRLAPLIQCDYCPLLFHMDCLDPPLTALPAGKWMCPNHVEHLALNQRTLSLSSRCQLFDQFQDRMSQHAVKVDFLRRVHRQNTPNRRTTHQHNKKSIKVPDSIKSQYQNPPPLLLPARQRQLELVCSGVPDHQSSKHLTSDAEQQEWLQDVIALQCSIMRHLSIKPKSSSTLPSVTPPAEWSPEQKSSSKSCVTSEDVKTKASIGRTSSLEPCSKPCSTPVDTLSELGVCKCSMTPCQNCRKPNGPLTEEHQPPKANGPVDCSRSSDSCRQGELQHRLKPSTAPSDSAPASGLLNHLRAETVKKEPESTTEACAQKISPSAPTLWLHSGQQNHRSQTELQEESSEEKPSITSSARSDTPLKGDKEHGHNKLVATPPTQDIKAGPGPGLMDSLLPSTLSSITNLSSCMKDMDGGIELDKLDTEMIKLLAWQRIQQLFPPKVPPSTSPLPAPSAAIKSPSPRPDSKKKVQARAVFYPLTGKGGAVSMCYRTLYIGSGADMDVCLTNYGHCNYISGKHACIFYDENTKHYELLNYSEHGTTVDNVLYSCDFSEKASPSPPSGLVAKVQGIIRRSKQREDDEGPSSVVGLLPAGGVMSSQSQGGSEPSCSCKASSSSLIGGSGAGWEGTALLHHGSYIKLGCLQFVFSITEYASKQPKEEQNATPAATFTSTTYITNATSSSSSSSTTSTAPSSTPTPPPPSTATVSGPSSQEEPKTETVPAHQMLILHANSNP, encoded by the exons ATGTGGGACAAAATGGAGACCCCGACGATTGTGTACGATCTGGATACCTCTGGGGGCTTAATGGAG cAAATCCAAACACTGCTCGCGCCCCCGAAGTCCGAGGAGGTGGAAAAGAGGAGTCGGAAGTTGGTGAGGGACGTCAGGAGGAGCGGCAGGGCCACCAACCATGACACCTGCGATAGCtgcagggaggggggagacCTGCTCTGCTGTGACCACTGTCCTGCAGCCTTCCACCTCCAGTGCTG TAACCCGCCTCTGAGTGAAGAAATGCTTCCCCCTGGGGAATGGATGTGTCATCGCTGTAATGTTAGAAAAAAG CGAGAGCAGAAATCAGAGCAGACAAACGGTCTACCAGACAGGCCCTCGACAAAGCGCTCTGCATCCCCCGCcgtggagctggagctgaatgCCGGCCCACTGCGGCTCGATGGGCTGCCTCCAGGTGCCGGAGCGGCTGGACCCGGTCTACGTGTGGCACAGGTTCGCCTCTTGGACCGCAGGACCAGCAGCAGGCCGAGCAGCCGACCCGGGACGCCCAACTCCAACACGTCGTCCACCCCGACCCCGTCTGAGGAGCAGAATgacggagaggaggaggctgcagaGGCCGAGGATGAGGTGCAGGGTGCAGAGCTAGAAGGCGCTACGCTGACTTCTCCAACGCCACGCCTCCTCAAGAGACCGTTTCAGCTGCTGATAGCAGCCGCCATGGAGAGAAACCCCACGCAATTCCAGCTGCCCAGCGAGCTCACCTGCACCACTGCACTGCCAG GCAGCAgtaaaaggaggagaaaagaggagctGCTGGGGAAGCCGTTCAGGAGACCTCAGCATGAACTGGATTCTAATGGTCTGGTCCCTCTACCGGTCAGAGTCTGCTATTCTTGTAACAG GAGCTGCAGGTTGGCACCGCTGATCCAGTGTGACTATTGTCCCCTTCTGTTCCATATGGACTGTCTGGACCCTCCGCTCACAGCTCTACCTGCCGGCAAATGGATGTGTCCGAACCACGTGGAGCACTTAGCG CTGAATCAGAGGACCCTGAGCCTGTCCAGTCGCTGTCAGCTCTTCGACCAGTTCCAGGACCGCATGTCCCAGCACGCCGTCAAGGTGGACTTTCTGCGTAGAGTTCATCGGCAGAACACACCCAACCGACGCACAACCCACCAGCACAACAAGAAGAGCATAAAG GTGCCAGATTCCATCAAGTCCCAGTACCAGAATCCTCCCCCCTTGCTGCTTCCTGCACGGCAGCGCCAGCTGGAACTGGTTTGTAGCGGCGTTCCTGACCATCAGTCATCAAAGCACCTGACCTCAGATGCTGAGCAGCAGGAG TGGCTTCAGGATGTCATCGCCCTGCAGTGCAGCATCATgagacacctgtcaatcaagccCAAATCTTCATCCACCCTGCCATCAGTAACGCCTCCAGCAGAGTGGAGCCCTGAGCAGAAATCTAGTTCTAAATCCTGTGTCACATCTGAAGATGTGAAAACGAAAGCCTCCATAGGCAGGACTTCCTCCCTTGAGCCCTGCTCTAAGCCCTGCAGTACACCTGTTGACACCCTGTCAGAGCTGGGCGTTTGTAAATGCAGCATGACACCCTGTCAGAACTGCAGGAAACCTAACGGACCTCTGACAGAGGAGCACCAGCCTCCCAAAGCTAACGGACCTGTAGACTGTAGCCGCTCCTCGGATTCCTGCAGGCAGGGcgagctgcagcacagactgAAGCCCAGCACCGCACCCTCGGACTCCGCCCCTGCCTCCGGGCTGCTCAACCACTTACGAGCAGAAACGGTTAAAAAGGAGCCCGAGAGCACAACGGAGGCGTGCGCTCAGAAAATCTCCCCCAGTGCCCCGACGTTATGGTTACACAGCGGGCAGCAGAACCACAGGAGTCAGacggagctgcaggaggagagcagCGAGGAAAAACCCTCCATCACCAGCAGTGCCCGCTCAGACACACCACTTAAAGGAGACAAGGAGCACGGCCACAACAAGCTGGTGGCGACCCCGCCCACTCAAG ACATTAAggctggtcctggtcctggacTGATGGACTCACTGCTGCCCAGCACTCTGTCCTCCATCACCAACCTCTCCAGCTGCATGAAGGATATGGATGGAG gaattGAGCTGGACAAACTGGATACAGAGATGATCAAGCTGCTTGCCTGGCAGAGGATCCAGCAGCTCTTTCCCCCAAAAGTGCCCCCCAGCACTTCTCCTCTCCCTGCCCCGAGCGCCGCCATCAAATCCCCGTCACCCCGGCCTGACA GTAAAAAGAAGGTGCAGGCCCGGGCCGTCTTCTACCCTCTGACAGGAAAAGGAGGAGCAGTCAGCATGTGTTACAGAACATTATACATAGGATCTG GTGCTGACATGGACGTGTGCCTTACAAACTACGGTCACTGCAACTATATATCGGGGAAACACGCCTGTATTTTCTATGACGAG AACACGAAGCATTACGAGCTGCTCAACTACAGCGAGCACGGCACCACGGTCGACAACGTCCTCTACTCGTGTGACTTCTCTGAGAAAGCTTCGCCGTCTCCGCCCAGCGGCCTGGTGGCCAAAGTGCAAGGCATCATCC GTCGTAGTAAGCAGCGTGAGGATGACGAGGGTCCCAGCTCCGTGGTCGGTTTGCTTCCTGCCGGCGGTGTGATGAGCAGCCAGTCGCAGGGCGGCTCCGAGCCGTCGTGCAGCTGCAAGGCGAGCAGCTCCAGCCTGATCGGGGGCAGTGGGGCGGGTTGGGAGGGCACCGCCCTGCTCCACCACGGCAGCTACATCAAACTGGGCTGCCTCCAGTTCGTCTTCAGCATCACAGAGTACGCCAGCAAGCAGCCCAAAGAGGAGCAGAACGCCACGCCCGCTGCCACTTTCACTAGCACCACGTATATTACCAAcgccaccagcagcagcagcagcagcagcactaccAGCaccgccccctcctccacccccacccctccaccACCCAGTACTGCCACAGTGAGCGGCCCCTCTAGCCAGGAGGAGCCCAAAACTGAGACTGTCCCAGCCCACCAAATGCTCATTCTGCACGCCAACTCAAATCCATAA